From a region of the Roseivirga sp. 4D4 genome:
- the ybeY gene encoding rRNA maturation RNase YbeY: protein MPNINFFQEEVSFTLKHKRVLRAWINEVVHNYSQEIESVNFIYCSDNYLLEVNKQYLEHDYYTDIITFDNREDSSLPIDSDIFISIDRVRENSKELNVPYQQELHRVMVHGVLHLLGKLDKTEEQKRDMRKSEEASLSLLNI from the coding sequence ATGCCAAATATCAACTTCTTTCAAGAAGAGGTCTCATTTACCCTAAAACACAAACGCGTACTCCGTGCTTGGATCAACGAAGTCGTTCACAATTATTCGCAAGAAATTGAGTCTGTCAATTTTATATATTGTTCAGACAACTATTTGTTAGAGGTAAATAAACAATACCTCGAACACGACTATTACACTGACATCATAACCTTCGATAACCGAGAAGATTCAAGTTTGCCAATTGATTCCGACATCTTCATTTCCATAGATCGTGTACGTGAAAATTCCAAAGAGCTCAACGTTCCCTACCAACAAGAACTTCACCGAGTGATGGTACACGGAGTCTTACACCTTCTTGGCAAACTGGACAAAACTGAGGAGCAAAAACGAGACATGAGAAAAAGCGAAGAAGCTTCTTTATCTTTGCTGAACATTTGA
- the mnmG gene encoding tRNA uridine-5-carboxymethylaminomethyl(34) synthesis enzyme MnmG, with translation MYPAYDVIVVGAGHAGCEAANAAAQMGSKVLLITMNMNTIAQMSCNPAMGGVAKGQIVREIDALGGMSGIISDKSMIQFRMLNKSKGPAMWSPRTQNDRMRFAEEWRLALEANPNVDFWQEMVTGILVEGNRVTGVTTGMGIEFRAKSVVLTSGTFLNGIIHIGEKQFGGGRTGEGASKGITEQLVKLGFEAGRMKTGTPPRVDGRSLDYSKMEEQAGDENPQKFSFSHHTKPLQQQRSCYITYTNPKVHQTLEQGFDKSPMFNGRIQGIGPRYCPSIEDKINRFAERNRHQIFVEPEGWNTVEIYVNGFSTSLPEDIQYAAIKKISGFENVKMFRPGYAIEYDYFPPTQLNHTLETKLISNLYFAGQINGTTGYEEAACQGLMAGVNAHLKNHEREEFTLSRSEAYIGVLIDDLINKGTDEPYRMFTSRAEHRILLRQDNADLRLTQKGYDLGLATDERLNTMKDRSAQIHKLLNDLDQKKVDPAQVNPTLQELSTAEIQHRTTLSKLVKRPQVHVNDLKGIDDTLETYLSKYEQDIIDGADIHIKYSDYIDKETKLAQKVSELEDLKIKEAFDFKSIPALSSEAKEKLEKVRPKTIGQASRISGVSPADISVLMVYMGR, from the coding sequence ATGTATCCAGCGTACGATGTTATAGTAGTAGGAGCCGGCCATGCCGGATGTGAAGCAGCAAATGCCGCAGCTCAAATGGGTTCTAAAGTTCTGCTGATTACCATGAACATGAACACCATAGCCCAGATGTCATGCAACCCAGCAATGGGTGGTGTAGCAAAGGGTCAAATTGTAAGAGAAATTGATGCACTCGGTGGCATGTCAGGAATCATATCAGACAAATCAATGATTCAATTCCGAATGCTTAATAAATCTAAAGGACCTGCAATGTGGAGTCCTCGTACACAAAATGATCGAATGCGCTTTGCCGAAGAGTGGCGCCTAGCACTTGAAGCCAACCCCAATGTTGACTTTTGGCAAGAGATGGTCACTGGTATTCTTGTAGAAGGAAATCGGGTAACTGGAGTCACCACTGGGATGGGTATAGAATTTCGAGCTAAATCAGTCGTCCTCACCTCAGGCACATTTCTTAATGGCATCATACACATTGGTGAAAAACAATTTGGAGGTGGGAGAACGGGTGAAGGAGCATCAAAGGGTATCACCGAACAACTCGTCAAACTAGGCTTTGAAGCAGGAAGAATGAAAACTGGCACTCCTCCTAGAGTTGACGGCCGTTCCCTAGATTATAGCAAAATGGAAGAACAGGCAGGCGATGAAAACCCACAGAAGTTTTCTTTCAGTCATCATACAAAACCACTTCAACAACAAAGAAGCTGCTATATCACCTATACCAATCCAAAAGTCCACCAGACCCTAGAACAAGGGTTTGATAAATCTCCCATGTTCAATGGAAGAATACAGGGGATAGGCCCACGTTATTGTCCTTCTATCGAGGACAAAATCAATCGATTCGCTGAGCGTAATAGGCATCAAATTTTTGTTGAGCCGGAAGGCTGGAATACTGTAGAAATCTACGTGAATGGCTTTTCTACTTCTTTACCCGAGGATATTCAATACGCAGCCATTAAGAAAATCAGTGGGTTTGAAAATGTAAAAATGTTCAGACCAGGTTACGCCATTGAATACGACTACTTTCCACCTACACAGCTCAATCATACTTTGGAAACTAAACTCATATCTAACCTATATTTTGCTGGTCAGATTAATGGGACCACCGGCTATGAAGAAGCGGCTTGTCAAGGCCTAATGGCAGGAGTCAACGCTCATTTGAAGAATCATGAACGGGAAGAGTTCACGCTTTCTCGATCAGAGGCGTATATAGGCGTATTGATTGACGACTTAATTAATAAGGGAACAGACGAGCCATATCGCATGTTTACATCCAGAGCCGAGCACAGAATACTCTTAAGACAAGACAATGCAGACCTTCGACTCACTCAAAAGGGTTATGACCTGGGACTCGCTACAGACGAGCGGCTCAATACTATGAAAGATCGTTCAGCTCAAATCCATAAGCTACTGAATGACCTCGATCAAAAGAAAGTGGATCCCGCTCAAGTTAACCCCACACTGCAAGAGCTTTCAACCGCTGAGATTCAACATCGCACCACACTGTCCAAGTTAGTAAAGCGACCACAGGTTCATGTAAATGATCTCAAAGGTATCGATGACACACTCGAAACCTATCTGTCAAAATATGAACAAGACATTATCGATGGGGCCGATATTCATATAAAGTATTCAGACTATATAGATAAAGAGACCAAGCTAGCCCAAAAAGTCTCCGAGCTCGAAGACCTGAAAATTAAGGAGGCCTTCGATTTCAAAAGCATTCCAGCCCTGTCTTCTGAGGCGAAAGAAAAGCTTGAAAAAGTCAGACCTAAAACAATTGGGCAAGCCTCCAGGATTAGTGGTGTTTCACCTGCCGATATATCCGTACTAATGGTTTACATGGGCCGATGA
- a CDS encoding class I SAM-dependent methyltransferase, giving the protein MSNETITSCPVCGNNQLEFHQEVPDYFGDQESFKLSLCKKCDTLSTNPRPDQTKITKYYKSNSYVSHGDKKGGLFTLLYQRIQLINFKYKLSLLNKYTLNKKHLDFGCGTGSFLNLLSKKGWQVNGVEPDIKARTIAIEQYNIASTFQSLEALPINETFSSISLFHVLEHVHSLEATLNQLISRLDNNGVIILALPNYKSYDAQCYQKFWAGYDVPRHLYHFSQKSIHQLAKNFGLNIVATHPMKFDSYYVSLLSEEYQSGKKNYLKAFLNGFISNKKAKKSNEYSSLIYVLSK; this is encoded by the coding sequence ATGAGCAACGAAACAATTACTTCTTGCCCGGTATGTGGCAACAATCAACTTGAATTTCATCAAGAAGTCCCTGACTATTTTGGTGACCAAGAGTCGTTCAAACTTAGCCTTTGTAAAAAGTGTGATACTCTTTCAACTAACCCTCGGCCAGACCAGACCAAAATCACAAAGTACTATAAATCAAATAGTTACGTGTCTCACGGGGATAAAAAAGGCGGTCTATTCACACTTTTATACCAACGCATTCAACTGATAAACTTCAAGTACAAACTTAGCCTACTTAACAAGTATACACTTAACAAAAAGCATCTTGATTTTGGTTGTGGCACCGGTTCATTTCTCAACCTCTTGAGTAAAAAAGGCTGGCAAGTCAATGGTGTCGAACCAGATATAAAAGCAAGGACCATTGCCATAGAACAATATAATATTGCGAGCACTTTTCAATCATTGGAAGCGCTACCAATCAATGAAACATTTTCATCCATTAGTCTATTTCATGTACTGGAACATGTTCACAGCCTTGAAGCGACTTTAAATCAACTCATCTCAAGACTAGACAATAATGGCGTAATCATACTAGCCTTACCCAATTACAAGTCTTATGATGCCCAATGCTATCAGAAATTTTGGGCTGGTTATGATGTTCCTCGTCACCTTTATCACTTTTCTCAAAAGAGCATCCATCAACTTGCTAAGAATTTTGGCCTGAATATTGTCGCCACGCATCCCATGAAATTTGATAGCTATTATGTTAGTTTACTTTCAGAAGAGTATCAGTCGGGTAAGAAAAATTATTTGAAAGCATTTTTAAATGGGTTCATTTCCAATAAAAAAGCCAAAAAGTCGAATGAATACAGTAGCCTTATTTACGTTCTAAGCAAATGA
- a CDS encoding Ig-like domain-containing protein, with the protein MKSDGKFISSLLFGLVILIATSCARVGAPTGGPIDETPPSLLNSSPTDGTTNFTGQAIQLTFDERIVTRSIETDLIITPKPNGTYRARVNKNILSLSFTEPFDENTTYSLSFGSTIQDITNNNPAEGINLSFSTGEYIDSLTISGQVLNLYNQEPIENLLVSLYTENDSLDILNGPASYYSRTDSVGNYSFRNLPNGKFRVYAVRDKNNNSQADSETELYGFYKDTLNVSRSLTDIDFTIQGLNTDKLRTTSARPFGVYFDISFNKSITDFQILEGEDFIYSKPENSKVRLYRSNRSYSDTTQVIFSAKDSLNTIHTDTAQVTFNDSKLAPANFSIDVTPTSNELPPKDTISLSFSKPVIDFNADSLYYQLDSTAQVPIDITSITWNTLNTKASFPIDVVALLNQKSSPSIALSFKQAAFISAENDSSIAQDKNISLLTTENSATIGGTVISESPNIIVQLLDGRTLEVIESSTEKEFLFNYLPAGRYFIRVIKDLNANGKWDIGNVLKWEGPEPAKFYYDDFYKTKLIEVRKNWEQTDLNIYF; encoded by the coding sequence ATGAAGTCTGACGGTAAATTCATTTCAAGTCTTCTCTTTGGCCTTGTAATTCTGATCGCTACTTCCTGTGCGAGAGTAGGAGCTCCCACAGGCGGGCCAATTGACGAGACGCCTCCATCGTTACTCAATTCCTCTCCTACAGATGGAACTACCAATTTCACAGGTCAGGCAATCCAACTCACATTCGATGAGCGTATCGTTACAAGATCCATTGAAACAGATCTTATCATAACCCCAAAACCAAATGGTACCTACAGAGCCAGAGTCAATAAAAATATATTGTCCTTAAGCTTCACTGAGCCTTTTGATGAGAATACAACATATAGCCTGAGTTTCGGTAGTACCATTCAGGACATTACCAATAACAATCCTGCTGAAGGAATAAATCTGAGTTTCTCTACTGGTGAATATATTGACTCTCTGACTATTTCAGGTCAAGTTCTAAACCTCTATAATCAAGAACCAATAGAGAACCTCCTCGTCTCTCTTTATACAGAAAATGATTCCCTAGATATTTTAAACGGCCCCGCATCCTATTACAGTAGAACCGACTCTGTTGGTAACTACAGCTTCCGTAATCTACCTAATGGAAAGTTCAGAGTCTATGCTGTACGGGATAAGAATAATAATAGCCAAGCTGATAGCGAGACTGAATTATATGGGTTTTACAAGGACACCCTCAACGTAAGCCGTTCCCTTACAGATATAGATTTCACAATACAAGGTCTCAATACAGACAAACTCAGAACCACTTCAGCCAGACCTTTTGGGGTATACTTCGATATATCATTCAACAAATCGATCACGGACTTCCAAATATTAGAAGGTGAAGACTTCATCTATAGTAAACCTGAAAACTCAAAGGTCAGGTTATATCGTTCTAATAGATCATATTCAGATACCACCCAAGTTATCTTTAGCGCAAAGGATTCCTTAAACACCATTCACACCGACACAGCCCAAGTTACATTCAATGACTCAAAGTTAGCCCCAGCAAACTTCAGTATAGACGTAACACCTACCAGCAATGAACTTCCTCCCAAGGACACCATTTCCTTATCATTCAGTAAACCTGTAATAGACTTCAATGCTGACAGTTTGTACTATCAATTAGATAGTACGGCTCAAGTACCTATTGATATTACATCCATCACTTGGAATACGCTCAACACAAAGGCTTCCTTCCCGATTGATGTTGTAGCTCTACTAAATCAAAAATCATCACCTAGCATTGCCTTATCATTCAAGCAAGCAGCTTTCATCTCCGCTGAAAATGATTCATCAATCGCCCAAGACAAAAACATATCTCTCCTTACCACTGAAAACTCTGCAACTATAGGAGGCACAGTTATATCCGAGTCACCAAATATTATAGTTCAATTACTAGACGGAAGAACCCTCGAAGTCATAGAATCTTCTACTGAAAAGGAGTTCTTATTCAATTATCTACCTGCGGGACGTTACTTCATCAGGGTTATCAAGGACCTTAATGCTAATGGGAAATGGGATATTGGAAATGTTCTCAAATGGGAAGGTCCCGAACCTGCTAAATTCTACTATGATGATTTCTATAAAACGAAACTCATAGAAGTGCGAAAGAACTGGGAGCAAACGGACCTAAACATCTACTTTTAG
- a CDS encoding tetratricopeptide repeat protein, with protein MSVLKLSIKSCLTILACTIISSNYADAQTNDPVQIAKEYYNQGEFDKAKAEFKKLARNRRNIPRIHDTYFKLLLTIEEFGEAEKYLKGIIKDNASNFIYEVDLGVLYRTKNEDEKANALLEEVIKKVTDRASVGKKSNETRFLAQVFFERNFREKALDTYIKGRNALGQEDLFALDLANVYRLMNKKQPMISEYLNFSKNQPQNLNYVKNSLQRYLQEPEDLDTLEMTLYEVIQKEAGNSTYNNLLVWTHLQQKNFSAALRQARALDRRLANNGDNIMNVGMISFRNSDYKTSKKAFGYIIEEFPESPSRRLASRYVLLSEEEVLKNSYPIDSAAIRDLITRYEVFISESRDVFSVMESQRRIALLQAFQLNEIEEAIETLTTMLEQQVGRHNVVAEAKMDLADIYLLNKEPWESILLYGQVERMFKDEPLGYTAKLKSAKLSYFKGDFELAQSNLDILKLATSREIANDALDLSILIKNNTVFDSTDVVMQEYANIELLLFQNQKTAALRAMDSMLVKYSYHSIVDELLYLQAQTERELGNFENALKSLNKINEAHYFEILGDDALFLTGVIHEDDLGDSESAMKIYSDLLTKFPGSIYVAEARTRFRELRGDFSNEN; from the coding sequence ATGAGTGTGTTGAAACTGTCGATAAAGTCTTGTCTAACCATCTTAGCTTGCACCATAATTAGTTCAAACTATGCAGATGCTCAGACAAATGATCCAGTTCAAATTGCCAAAGAATACTACAACCAAGGTGAGTTCGATAAGGCAAAAGCAGAGTTTAAAAAACTTGCGCGGAACAGACGCAATATTCCGAGAATTCACGATACCTACTTCAAGTTGCTTCTTACTATTGAGGAATTTGGTGAAGCCGAAAAATATCTAAAGGGAATCATTAAAGATAATGCTTCTAATTTCATTTATGAAGTTGATTTGGGGGTACTCTACCGAACTAAAAACGAAGATGAGAAGGCCAATGCCTTACTGGAAGAAGTCATTAAGAAAGTCACAGATAGGGCGTCAGTCGGTAAAAAATCTAATGAGACGAGGTTTCTTGCTCAGGTGTTTTTTGAAAGAAACTTTAGAGAGAAAGCACTTGATACTTATATCAAGGGAAGAAATGCATTAGGTCAAGAAGATTTGTTTGCACTGGACTTGGCCAATGTTTATCGACTGATGAACAAGAAGCAACCAATGATCTCAGAGTATCTGAACTTCTCTAAAAATCAACCGCAGAACCTCAACTATGTAAAAAACTCCCTTCAGCGTTATTTGCAAGAGCCAGAAGATCTTGACACACTGGAAATGACACTCTATGAAGTGATACAGAAGGAAGCAGGTAACAGTACATACAATAACCTTTTAGTGTGGACACATCTTCAGCAAAAGAATTTTTCCGCAGCACTTAGACAGGCTAGGGCTTTGGACAGAAGGCTTGCTAACAACGGAGATAACATTATGAATGTGGGAATGATTTCCTTTAGAAATTCAGATTATAAAACCTCGAAAAAAGCCTTCGGCTATATAATTGAAGAGTTTCCTGAAAGCCCCAGTAGACGGTTGGCTTCTCGTTATGTATTGTTGTCAGAAGAGGAGGTGTTGAAAAATAGCTACCCTATTGATTCAGCTGCGATAAGAGATTTAATTACGAGATATGAGGTCTTTATCTCAGAATCGAGAGATGTTTTTTCGGTGATGGAGTCCCAAAGAAGAATTGCATTGCTACAGGCATTCCAACTAAATGAAATTGAGGAAGCAATAGAAACACTGACTACGATGCTCGAACAACAAGTGGGCAGGCATAATGTGGTAGCAGAAGCAAAAATGGATCTTGCAGATATATACCTTTTGAATAAGGAGCCATGGGAATCCATCTTATTATATGGTCAGGTAGAAAGAATGTTTAAGGATGAACCCCTTGGCTATACAGCTAAGCTGAAAAGTGCCAAACTGTCCTATTTCAAAGGAGATTTTGAACTTGCTCAAAGTAATTTGGATATTCTGAAACTTGCTACCTCAAGAGAAATAGCGAATGATGCACTTGATTTAAGTATTCTTATCAAAAACAACACCGTTTTCGACAGTACAGATGTAGTCATGCAAGAATATGCCAATATTGAATTGCTTTTATTTCAAAACCAAAAAACTGCGGCTTTGAGAGCGATGGACAGTATGTTGGTGAAATATAGTTATCACTCTATTGTAGACGAACTGCTTTATCTACAGGCTCAAACAGAAAGAGAATTAGGAAACTTTGAAAACGCGCTTAAGTCTTTGAATAAGATCAACGAAGCACATTACTTTGAGATACTGGGAGATGATGCATTGTTCTTGACAGGAGTAATTCATGAGGATGACCTTGGAGATTCCGAATCTGCTATGAAAATCTATAGTGACTTACTGACCAAGTTTCCGGGAAGCATATATGTAGCTGAAGCCAGAACCAGATTTAGGGAACTTAGGGGTGATTTCAGTAATGAAAACTAA